The proteins below come from a single Dermatophilaceae bacterium Soc4.6 genomic window:
- a CDS encoding DUF2516 family protein has protein sequence MQIFSNVQSTLLLVLGVLALGCEVFAIVDALRHSSQSYVAAGKRTKTFWLAVLGVAVAVGVITFQYVLGFVGIIAFVAAAVYLTDVRPALRQVSGRGGRTNQGPYGPW, from the coding sequence ATGCAGATCTTCAGCAACGTGCAGAGCACCCTGCTGCTCGTGCTCGGCGTGCTCGCCCTCGGGTGCGAGGTCTTCGCGATCGTCGACGCGCTCCGCCACAGCTCGCAGTCCTACGTCGCGGCCGGCAAGCGCACGAAGACGTTCTGGCTCGCGGTCCTCGGGGTCGCGGTGGCCGTGGGGGTCATCACCTTCCAGTACGTCCTCGGCTTCGTCGGCATCATCGCCTTCGTCGCGGCGGCGGTCTACCTCACCGACGTGCGCCCGGCCCTGCGCCAGGTGTCCGGTCGTGGTGGTCGCACGAACCAGGGCCCCTACGGCCCCTGGTGA
- the dtd gene encoding D-aminoacyl-tRNA deacylase, whose protein sequence is MRTVLQRVTSARVSVAGQVVGEVTRPGLLALVGVGVGDGPAQADATVRKIAGLRILRDERSVTDVGAPVLVVSQFTLLADTRKGRRPSWGAAAPGSVAGPLVEAVVAGLHALGVEVATGTFGADMEVHLVNDGPVTVVLDV, encoded by the coding sequence GTGCGCACCGTCCTGCAGCGCGTGACCTCGGCCCGGGTCTCGGTGGCCGGCCAGGTCGTCGGCGAGGTCACGCGGCCCGGGCTGCTCGCCCTGGTCGGGGTCGGGGTCGGCGACGGGCCGGCCCAGGCGGACGCGACGGTGCGCAAGATCGCCGGGCTGCGGATCCTGCGCGACGAGCGGTCGGTGACCGACGTGGGCGCGCCCGTGCTGGTCGTCTCGCAGTTCACGCTGCTCGCCGACACCCGCAAGGGTCGACGGCCGTCGTGGGGGGCAGCAGCGCCCGGCTCGGTCGCCGGGCCGCTGGTCGAGGCGGTGGTCGCGGGGCTGCATGCGCTCGGGGTCGAGGTCGCGACGGGAACCTTCGGGGCCGACATGGAGGTTCACCTGGTGAACGACGGTCCGGTGACCGTCGTCCTGGACGTCTGA
- a CDS encoding asparaginase — translation MSTLEPLPVSPALSEAPVLVHVVRSGVVESVHRVSVVVTGPDGEVEWQLGDASGPVFARSSNKPVQAAAMVRAGLDLPPRQLALACASHSGEPFHLEAAQQILAGAGLTQDDLRNTPDRPYDEQEREAWIRDGRPASSLAQNCSGKHAAMVATCVVNGWDLASYLDPEHPLQQGVLATIEDLSGTTVSAIAVDGCGAPLQAYPLVGLARAFGRTASAADGTAERRVADAISAFPEMLGGTRRAVTALIREVPGLVAKDGAESVYAVGLPDGRGVAVKVADGFHRAAPVVVAAVLRRIGVEAPTAFAQLEHAPVLGHGEPVGAVVAVGL, via the coding sequence GTGAGCACTCTCGAGCCCCTGCCGGTGTCCCCCGCACTCTCCGAGGCACCCGTCCTCGTCCACGTCGTGAGATCGGGGGTGGTCGAGAGCGTGCACCGGGTGAGCGTCGTCGTGACGGGCCCCGACGGCGAGGTCGAGTGGCAGCTGGGCGATGCGTCCGGCCCGGTCTTCGCCCGGTCGTCCAACAAGCCGGTGCAGGCAGCCGCGATGGTGCGCGCCGGTCTCGACCTGCCCCCACGCCAGCTGGCCCTCGCCTGTGCGAGCCACTCGGGCGAGCCCTTCCACCTCGAGGCCGCTCAGCAGATCCTGGCCGGCGCGGGTCTGACGCAGGACGACCTGCGCAACACCCCTGACCGCCCCTACGACGAGCAGGAGCGCGAGGCGTGGATCCGTGACGGTCGCCCGGCCTCGTCGCTCGCGCAGAACTGCTCGGGCAAGCACGCGGCGATGGTGGCGACCTGCGTCGTCAACGGCTGGGACCTGGCGTCCTACCTCGACCCCGAGCACCCCCTCCAGCAGGGGGTGCTCGCGACGATCGAGGACCTGTCGGGCACGACGGTCAGCGCGATCGCTGTCGACGGGTGCGGGGCGCCGCTGCAGGCCTACCCGCTCGTCGGGCTGGCCCGGGCCTTCGGCCGCACCGCCTCGGCAGCCGACGGCACCGCGGAGCGACGGGTGGCCGACGCCATCTCGGCCTTCCCCGAGATGCTCGGCGGCACCCGGCGGGCGGTGACCGCCCTCATTCGCGAGGTGCCGGGCCTGGTCGCGAAGGACGGCGCCGAGTCGGTGTATGCCGTGGGGCTGCCCGACGGTCGCGGGGTCGCCGTCAAGGTGGCCGACGGATTCCACCGGGCGGCGCCGGTCGTGGTCGCGGCCGTGCTGCGGCGCATCGGGGTCGAGGCGCCGACGGCCTTCGCCCAGCTGGAGCACGCACCCGTGCTCGGGCACGGCGAGCCGGTCGGCGCGGTCGTCGCCGTTGGTCTCTGA
- a CDS encoding helix-turn-helix transcriptional regulator, which translates to MSKLSPHELGAFLREQRQSAQLSLRQLSDLAGVSNPYLSQIERGLKKPSAEILQQLARGLQVSAESLYVQAGILDAVPSPPGSPGVLEAIAADPGLTPRQRAVLVDVYASFVSGGSVPPDGTDSTATSLTQPGDDTPAPRSAPSRRRTPPQS; encoded by the coding sequence ATGAGCAAGTTGTCACCGCACGAGCTGGGGGCGTTCCTGCGCGAGCAGCGCCAGAGCGCCCAGCTCTCGCTGCGTCAGCTCTCCGACCTGGCTGGAGTCTCCAACCCCTACCTCTCGCAGATCGAGCGGGGCCTGAAGAAGCCGAGTGCCGAGATCCTCCAGCAGCTCGCCCGCGGGCTGCAGGTCTCGGCGGAGTCGCTCTACGTCCAGGCCGGCATCCTCGATGCCGTGCCGTCGCCCCCCGGCTCGCCGGGGGTCCTCGAGGCCATCGCCGCCGACCCGGGGCTCACGCCCCGCCAGCGCGCCGTCCTCGTCGACGTCTACGCCTCGTTCGTCTCCGGAGGCAGCGTGCCCCCTGACGGCACTGACTCCACCGCCACCAGCCTGACCCAGCCCGGGGACGACACCCCGGCACCGCGCAGCGCACCGTCGCGCCGGCGTACCCCGCCCCAGAGCTAG
- a CDS encoding 3-keto-5-aminohexanoate cleavage protein, whose translation MSSAAHTLITVAPTGAEVAKADVPQLPTTTDELVETAVRCEAAGASLIHLHIRDDEHRPTLDGARLREAVDAVREATDLIVQLSTGGSVHDPLAQRLTVLDAEPDSCSLTCGTTNFGDDVFLNPWPFVVELYRQSIAREVVPEFELFDLGHVASLRRLLDQEGLPYGGRVHVDLVTGVPGGMPGTAAAVLAAVAALPAEVTTWSATGIGRSHLPVLATALGAGGHLRVGMEDNLVYARGQEVRHNDELVARAAEIATTLQRPPMTTTQAREELGVKRR comes from the coding sequence ATGAGCAGCGCCGCCCACACCCTGATCACCGTCGCGCCGACCGGGGCCGAGGTCGCCAAGGCCGATGTGCCCCAGCTCCCCACGACCACGGACGAGCTCGTCGAGACCGCTGTGCGCTGCGAGGCGGCGGGGGCCTCGCTGATCCACCTGCACATCCGTGACGACGAGCACCGGCCGACCCTCGACGGTGCCCGCCTGCGCGAGGCGGTCGACGCCGTGCGCGAGGCGACCGACCTGATCGTGCAGCTCTCCACCGGCGGCAGCGTGCACGACCCGCTCGCGCAGCGGCTGACGGTGCTCGACGCCGAGCCCGACTCGTGCTCGCTCACCTGCGGCACGACGAACTTCGGTGACGACGTCTTCCTCAACCCCTGGCCCTTCGTGGTCGAGCTCTACCGGCAGAGCATCGCGCGCGAGGTCGTCCCCGAGTTCGAGCTCTTCGACCTCGGGCACGTCGCGTCGCTGCGTCGGCTGCTCGACCAGGAGGGGCTGCCCTACGGAGGGCGGGTGCACGTCGACCTGGTCACCGGCGTGCCCGGCGGTATGCCGGGCACCGCTGCCGCCGTCCTCGCCGCCGTCGCGGCCCTGCCGGCCGAGGTGACCACGTGGTCGGCCACCGGCATCGGCCGCTCGCACCTGCCCGTGCTCGCCACCGCGCTCGGCGCCGGTGGGCACCTGCGGGTGGGCATGGAGGACAACCTCGTCTACGCCCGGGGCCAAGAGGTGCGGCACAACGACGAGCTGGTGGCCCGCGCCGCCGAGATCGCCACGACGCTGCAGCGCCCGCCGATGACGACGACACAGGCCCGCGAGGAGCTCGGCGTCAAGCGCCGCTGA
- a CDS encoding folate-binding protein, with product MSTPTQSTDPTPKASGPGSPLLRAPGAVAGEGLDAPVAAHYGDPLREQRLLAEGLAVVDLSHRPVLTVTGPDRLSWLHSLTTQMLLGLPARESRETLVLSPKGHVEHDLHVVDDGETTWVTTEPGAAGPLLAWLDSMRFMLRVEVADVSHEHAVLGEPYAAESLPGEPLAWRDPWPDLVGATGDTAAYGPLEGHPGTGRAWRELIVPRADLVAAVGDRPLAGSWAAEALRIAAWRPRLGYETDHRTLVHEVDWLRSAVHLHKGCYRGQETVARVHNLGRPPRRLVFLHLDGSGHLLPDRGSELTLDGRAVGFLTSVARHHEDGPIALALIKRNTPVDAVLVAGDVAGAQTVVVTP from the coding sequence ATGAGCACCCCCACCCAGAGCACTGACCCCACCCCGAAGGCCTCGGGCCCCGGGTCGCCGCTGCTGCGCGCTCCCGGCGCCGTGGCGGGCGAGGGCCTCGACGCCCCGGTGGCCGCGCACTACGGCGACCCGCTGCGCGAGCAGCGCCTGCTCGCCGAGGGGCTCGCGGTGGTCGACCTGTCGCACCGTCCCGTGCTCACCGTGACCGGCCCCGACCGGCTGTCGTGGCTGCACTCGCTGACGACCCAGATGCTGCTCGGCCTCCCCGCGCGCGAGTCGCGCGAGACGCTCGTGCTCAGCCCCAAGGGTCACGTCGAGCACGACCTGCACGTGGTCGACGACGGCGAGACGACCTGGGTCACCACCGAGCCCGGCGCCGCCGGCCCGCTGCTCGCCTGGCTCGACTCGATGCGCTTCATGCTGCGGGTCGAGGTCGCCGACGTCAGCCACGAGCACGCCGTGCTCGGTGAGCCGTATGCCGCCGAGTCTCTCCCCGGTGAGCCCCTCGCCTGGCGTGACCCGTGGCCCGACCTCGTCGGTGCCACCGGTGACACGGCGGCTTACGGGCCGCTGGAGGGTCACCCCGGCACGGGACGAGCGTGGCGTGAGCTCATCGTGCCGCGGGCCGATCTCGTTGCTGCTGTTGGTGATCGGCCGCTGGCCGGGTCGTGGGCCGCAGAGGCGCTGCGGATCGCGGCGTGGCGGCCCCGTCTCGGGTACGAGACCGACCACCGCACCCTCGTGCACGAGGTCGACTGGCTGCGCAGCGCCGTGCACCTGCACAAGGGCTGTTACCGCGGGCAGGAGACCGTCGCCCGGGTGCACAACCTGGGGCGTCCGCCGCGTCGGCTGGTGTTCCTGCACCTCGACGGCTCCGGCCACCTGCTGCCCGACCGGGGGAGTGAGCTCACCCTCGACGGACGAGCCGTGGGCTTCCTGACCTCGGTGGCCCGCCACCACGAGGACGGCCCCATCGCCCTGGCCCTCATCAAGCGCAACACCCCGGTGGACGCGGTCCTCGTGGCCGGCGACGTCGCCGGCGCCCAGACGGTGGTCGTCACCCCCTGA
- a CDS encoding transcriptional repressor, with amino-acid sequence MPDLGDALRAQGKRLTPQRRRILDAVSHLEHATPDLIAKVVGQDGGAELPQSTIYRGLEVLEELGFVAHTHLDHRAPSYHRAGHATHIHLVCLGCGVVGEAPIETAAAFIGNLRAAHGFEADVTHMAVHGWCAECAREPGRHHGGTPVVTSTSVGGAHASADTPAGSAPESRGPHEHPHPEH; translated from the coding sequence GTGCCCGACCTCGGAGACGCCCTGCGCGCCCAGGGCAAGCGGTTGACGCCCCAGCGGCGTCGGATCCTCGACGCCGTCAGCCACCTCGAGCACGCCACCCCCGACCTCATCGCCAAGGTCGTCGGCCAGGACGGCGGGGCCGAGCTGCCGCAGTCGACGATCTACCGCGGTCTCGAGGTGCTCGAGGAGCTCGGCTTCGTGGCGCACACGCACCTCGACCACCGGGCGCCGAGCTATCACCGGGCCGGCCACGCGACCCACATCCACCTCGTCTGCCTGGGCTGCGGGGTCGTCGGGGAGGCCCCGATCGAGACCGCTGCGGCGTTCATCGGGAATCTGCGGGCGGCCCACGGCTTTGAAGCAGACGTCACCCACATGGCGGTCCACGGGTGGTGCGCCGAGTGCGCGCGCGAGCCCGGCCGCCACCACGGCGGGACACCCGTTGTCACGTCGACCAGCGTCGGTGGGGCTCACGCATCCGCCGACACCCCAGCCGGCTCCGCGCCGGAGTCACGAGGACCGCATGAGCACCCCCACCCAGAGCACTGA
- a CDS encoding FABP family protein codes for MFILDADLPERLRPLAWMVGRWEGVGVVGYPTIESVNFGQEVVCSHDGRGFLEWSSHTWLLEPTTGERVRPLATELGFWRPGEDGADVELLLAHPTGVVEMYYGSIEPAKVYLRTDSVVRSPLAKEYNAGSRMYGLVDSQLMWVMDMAAVDQPMQSHISATLTRME; via the coding sequence GTGTTCATCCTCGATGCCGACCTGCCCGAGCGGCTGCGCCCCCTGGCCTGGATGGTCGGGCGCTGGGAAGGCGTCGGGGTCGTCGGCTACCCCACCATCGAGTCGGTCAACTTCGGCCAGGAGGTCGTCTGCTCCCACGACGGGCGTGGCTTCCTCGAGTGGAGCAGCCACACCTGGCTGCTCGAGCCCACGACGGGCGAGCGGGTGCGGCCCCTCGCGACCGAGCTCGGCTTCTGGCGGCCCGGTGAGGACGGCGCCGACGTCGAGCTGCTGCTCGCCCACCCGACCGGCGTCGTCGAGATGTACTACGGCTCCATCGAGCCAGCCAAGGTCTACCTGCGCACCGACTCGGTCGTGCGCAGCCCGTTGGCCAAGGAGTACAACGCCGGCAGCCGGATGTACGGCCTCGTCGACTCTCAGCTGATGTGGGTCATGGACATGGCCGCGGTCGACCAGCCGATGCAGAGCCACATCTCGGCCACGCTCACCCGGATGGAGTAG
- a CDS encoding DsrE family protein, translating to MSPSPAAIRPLVVKVTAGAEAPERFSQGVTIAATALAAGASVSLWLTGEATWLAVRGRAEDFTLPHAAPLADLRDALLAAGCVSVCSQCAARRDLTQDDLLPGARIAGAASFVEEVLAPDVQALVY from the coding sequence GTGAGCCCCTCCCCCGCTGCCATCCGCCCGCTCGTCGTCAAGGTCACCGCCGGCGCCGAGGCTCCCGAGCGCTTCTCCCAGGGGGTCACCATCGCCGCGACCGCCCTCGCGGCGGGTGCGTCGGTCAGCCTGTGGCTGACCGGCGAGGCGACGTGGCTCGCCGTCCGGGGTCGGGCCGAGGACTTCACCCTGCCGCATGCCGCCCCACTCGCCGACCTGCGCGACGCGCTGCTGGCCGCCGGGTGCGTGTCGGTCTGCAGCCAGTGCGCGGCTCGACGAGACCTCACGCAGGACGACCTGCTGCCGGGCGCGCGGATCGCCGGTGCGGCCTCCTTCGTCGAGGAGGTCCTGGCCCCTGACGTGCAGGCCCTCGTCTACTAG
- a CDS encoding MoaD/ThiS family protein has translation MSVTVRYWAGARAAAGVGEDTEVPGETLREVVAEVVRRRPALAPVVAVATLLVEGARGVLDQPVAAGVVVEVLPPFAGG, from the coding sequence GTGTCCGTCACCGTGCGCTACTGGGCCGGAGCCCGAGCCGCCGCCGGCGTGGGTGAGGACACCGAGGTGCCGGGCGAGACCCTGCGCGAGGTGGTCGCCGAGGTCGTGCGCCGCCGCCCGGCGCTCGCCCCCGTGGTCGCGGTGGCCACGCTGCTGGTCGAGGGGGCCCGCGGGGTCCTCGACCAGCCGGTGGCCGCGGGGGTGGTCGTCGAGGTGCTCCCGCCCTTCGCCGGCGGGTGA
- a CDS encoding response regulator transcription factor yields MAALLLLTNALAPSAEVLPALGLLSHHVRILPAEPTALVDAPAGDVVLVDARFDLAQARSLCRVLRATGLTNPLLAVLTEGGLAGLTSEWGIDDVILDSAGPAEVDARLRLAVTRTEVVEIEESGPIRAGDLTIDETTYSAKVRGRQLDLTYKEFELLKFIAQHPGRVFSRAQLLQEVWGYDYFGGTRTVDVHVRRLRAKLGHEHEFLIGTIRNVGYRFVSERPHDQEAVSVEE; encoded by the coding sequence ATGGCCGCACTCCTCCTGCTCACCAACGCGCTGGCCCCCAGCGCCGAGGTGCTGCCGGCCCTCGGGTTGCTCAGCCACCACGTGCGCATCCTCCCCGCCGAGCCCACCGCCCTCGTGGACGCCCCCGCTGGCGACGTCGTGCTCGTCGACGCCCGCTTCGACCTGGCCCAGGCCCGGTCGCTGTGCCGGGTGCTGCGGGCCACCGGCCTCACCAACCCCCTGCTGGCCGTGCTCACCGAGGGGGGCCTCGCCGGGCTGACCAGTGAGTGGGGCATCGACGACGTCATCCTCGACAGCGCCGGGCCGGCCGAGGTCGACGCGCGGCTGCGGCTGGCCGTCACCCGCACCGAGGTCGTCGAGATCGAGGAGTCCGGGCCGATTCGCGCCGGAGACCTGACCATCGACGAGACCACCTACTCCGCGAAGGTGCGCGGTCGTCAGCTCGACCTGACCTACAAGGAGTTCGAGCTGCTGAAGTTCATCGCGCAGCACCCGGGCCGGGTCTTCAGCCGGGCGCAGCTGCTGCAGGAGGTCTGGGGATACGACTACTTCGGCGGCACCCGCACCGTCGACGTGCACGTGCGCCGGCTGCGGGCCAAGCTCGGCCACGAGCACGAGTTCCTCATCGGCACGATCCGCAACGTCGGCTACCGCTTCGTCTCGGAGCGGCCCCACGACCAGGAGGCCGTCTCCGTCGAGGAGTGA
- a CDS encoding bifunctional metallophosphatase/5'-nucleotidase: MKPVTRTRGGRRRLVAVVGVAACALAAVAAAGPTRAAGPTPDPARPDKDGNVKIQVLSFNDFHGNLEPPAGSSGRVVVDHRIDPVSGLPVDVTQDVGGAEYLATTLKQERVGHPLSLTLAAGDLIGASPLLSAAFHDEPTIESMNLLGLDATAVGNHEFDEGYRELQRMADGGCLNDGAGANNQNSCADHTFAGASFDYLAANVKYSFDTKGHRAGDTILPAYTIKQVGPARIGIIGMTLKDTPTIVTASGVKGLSFTDEVDTANALVPVLKRQGVQAIIVLIHQGGVPSPQQWTDPATGTAYAVNPTYDYTCGGGGSLIPASSPILPIASKLSPEIDMVISGHTHQPYVCSVKDPAGKPRLLTSASSFGRLITDTTLTYNTKTNDILRGSVAGSNLTVDRTLPKDADQSSLIATYKTLVTPIASKVLGSVTSDVTRAGNPAGESALGDLIADAQLADPSTTTGGVAPVIAFMNPGGIRADLTYASSPYGEAPGAITYDEAFTVQPFNNYLVSMTLTGQDVYDLLTQQVTGLNAGAVKTLQVSTGFSYTMTPTGPVDGSVAINGTPISRTGSYRIVTNNFLAGGGDNFPSFLKGTGTYFGGLDIDGFASYLPTISPYAPTVPSRIAGTATP; the protein is encoded by the coding sequence ATGAAGCCCGTCACCCGTACCCGCGGCGGCCGACGCCGTCTCGTCGCCGTCGTGGGGGTCGCCGCCTGCGCGCTGGCCGCTGTCGCGGCCGCCGGCCCGACCCGCGCCGCCGGCCCGACCCCCGACCCGGCCCGGCCCGACAAGGACGGCAACGTCAAGATCCAGGTGCTGTCCTTCAACGACTTCCACGGCAACCTCGAGCCGCCCGCCGGCTCGAGCGGCCGGGTCGTGGTCGATCACCGGATCGACCCGGTCAGCGGGCTGCCGGTCGACGTGACCCAGGACGTGGGTGGGGCGGAGTACCTCGCGACCACGCTGAAGCAGGAGCGCGTGGGGCACCCCCTGTCACTGACGCTCGCCGCCGGCGACCTCATCGGGGCCTCGCCGCTGCTGTCCGCGGCCTTCCACGACGAGCCGACGATCGAGTCGATGAACCTCCTTGGTCTCGATGCCACCGCCGTGGGCAACCACGAGTTCGACGAGGGCTACCGCGAGCTGCAGCGGATGGCCGATGGTGGGTGCCTCAACGACGGTGCCGGCGCCAACAACCAGAACTCCTGCGCTGACCACACCTTCGCCGGGGCGAGCTTCGACTACCTCGCGGCCAACGTGAAGTACTCCTTCGACACCAAGGGCCACAGGGCCGGCGACACGATCCTGCCCGCCTACACGATCAAGCAGGTCGGTCCGGCCAGGATCGGCATCATCGGCATGACGCTCAAGGACACGCCGACCATCGTCACGGCGTCGGGCGTCAAGGGCCTGTCCTTCACCGACGAGGTCGACACCGCCAACGCGCTCGTGCCCGTGCTGAAGCGCCAGGGCGTGCAGGCCATCATCGTGCTCATCCACCAGGGCGGCGTGCCGTCCCCGCAGCAGTGGACCGACCCGGCGACGGGCACGGCCTACGCGGTCAACCCCACCTACGACTACACCTGCGGCGGGGGTGGGAGTCTCATCCCGGCCAGCTCGCCGATCCTGCCGATCGCCTCGAAGCTGTCCCCCGAGATCGACATGGTCATCTCCGGTCACACCCACCAGCCCTACGTGTGCTCGGTGAAGGACCCGGCCGGCAAGCCGCGCCTGCTCACGTCAGCGTCGTCGTTCGGCCGGCTCATCACCGACACGACGCTGACCTACAACACCAAGACCAACGACATCCTGCGCGGCTCGGTCGCCGGCTCCAACCTCACCGTCGACCGCACGCTGCCCAAGGACGCCGACCAGTCCTCGCTCATCGCGACCTACAAGACCCTGGTCACGCCCATCGCCAGCAAGGTGCTGGGGTCGGTCACCTCGGACGTCACGCGCGCCGGCAACCCCGCGGGCGAGTCGGCGCTGGGTGACCTCATCGCCGACGCGCAGCTCGCCGACCCGTCGACGACCACGGGCGGCGTCGCCCCGGTCATCGCCTTCATGAACCCCGGTGGCATCCGCGCCGACCTCACCTACGCCAGCTCTCCCTACGGTGAGGCGCCCGGCGCCATCACCTACGACGAGGCCTTCACGGTGCAGCCCTTCAACAACTACCTGGTCTCGATGACGCTGACCGGGCAGGACGTCTACGACCTGCTCACCCAGCAGGTGACCGGGCTCAACGCGGGCGCCGTCAAGACGCTCCAGGTGAGCACGGGCTTCAGCTACACCATGACGCCCACCGGGCCGGTCGACGGATCGGTCGCGATCAACGGCACCCCGATCAGCAGGACCGGGAGCTACCGCATCGTGACCAACAACTTCCTCGCCGGTGGCGGAGACAACTTCCCCTCCTTCCTCAAGGGCACGGGCACCTACTTCGGTGGCCTCGACATCGACGGCTTCGCGTCCTACCTGCCGACGATCTCGCCCTATGCCCCGACCGTGCCCAGCCGCATCGCCGGCACGGCCACGCCGTAG